One Brassica napus cultivar Da-Ae chromosome C4, Da-Ae, whole genome shotgun sequence genomic region harbors:
- the LOC106417603 gene encoding cytochrome b-c1 complex subunit 9, mitochondrial, which translates to MANQKGALEGFYRLIMRRNSVYVSFIIAGAFFGERAVDYGVHKLWESKNVGKRYEDISVLGQRPVEE; encoded by the exons ATGGCAAACCAGAAAGGCGCTCTCGAGGGATTCTACAGACTCATCATGCGCCGTAACTCCGTCTACGTCTCCTTCATCATCGCCGGCGCTTTCTTCGGCGAAAGG GCTGTGGATTACGGTGTTCATAAGCTCTGGGAAAGCAAGAATGTTGgg AAACGGTATGAAGACATATCTGTGTTGGGTCAAAGGCCAGTTGAAGAGTGA